One window of the Zygotorulaspora mrakii chromosome 6, complete sequence genome contains the following:
- the SPO73 gene encoding Spo73p (similar to Saccharomyces cerevisiae SPO73 (YER046W); ancestral locus Anc_7.212) translates to MGLGSSFIKRIAESLPEDTIVENERGITLFGMPMFSPKLLIPQVDPTHWQLINVKESTVRNVGERSVLSRGEFYPLTANCNQTEKWYVLMDFGDSIDMDDQGWLYSWVFSSARWKSKHGFVRRRIWVRRPEQMQGCSAFSSISSAEGSGSLSLPESQTNIDPVKRYLLSAREQLIMGLMRQSLDRHRFELLDSSLKNGAIDKAALEDSVFVDKISRCFEFKTSKERFLHIWLPTVLEF, encoded by the coding sequence GAATTGCGGAAAGTCTACCTGAAGACACAATAGTTGAGAATGAAAGGGGCATAACGCTGTTTGGTATGCCTATGTTTTCGCCAAAGCTGCTGATACCTCAAGTAGACCCAACCCACTGGCAGCTCATCAATGTCAAGGAGTCAACGGTTAGGAATGTGGGTGAACGTTCGGTTCTTTCGCGAGGAGAGTTTTATCCATTGACAGCAAACTGCAACCAAACAGAGAAGTGGTATGTGCTAATGGATTTTGGGGATTCTATTGATATGGATGACCAGGGATGGCTCTATAGCTGGGTTTTTTCATCGGCGCGGTGGAAATCAAAACATGGGTTCGTTAGGAGACGTATATGGGTAAGAAGACCCGAACAAATGCAGGGCTGTTCAGCGTTCTCATCCATTTCATCAGCCGAAGGATCGGGGTCACTTTCACTTCCGGAATCTCAGACCAATATAGACCCAGTGAAGAGGTATCTCTTGAGCGCTCGTGAGCAGCTGATAATGGGGCTAATGCGACAAAGCTTGGACAGGCACAGGTTTGAACTGCTGGATTCTTcgctgaaaaatggtgcCATAGATAAAGCGGCTCTAGAGGATTCTGTTTTTGTGGATAAAATCAGTAGATGTTTTGAGttcaaaacatcaaaagaaagattctTGCACATTTGGCTCCCGACTGTGTTGGAATTCTGA